A single genomic interval of Agarivorans aestuarii harbors:
- a CDS encoding DUF4382 domain-containing protein, which translates to MHKLFKLSLIASLTLGLTACGSDDSSSQPSTALVSFSIADAPVDSAQEVNVSYASLTLQRADQDDIELPIEDENGNPISINLLDYQNGDSLLVLSDAELPVGEYSELIINTYECPQNQNGDTQYCNVVEDSNAVLPLKTPSNKLRLGGFTVTTEGTQAYTIDFNLRKSLVSTAGGASYNLKPHGVTIIDNTTVGSVSGTVDPNLLSAGECAADTGNVVYLYTSPIAEESLLGDEFDPEIDTEVPANVVQPYASKMVQLDSETGEYAYSFAHLPAADYLLAFSCSAIDDDPEIYDAVMIADPSEQQATISVVSGETAEYNFVENI; encoded by the coding sequence ATGCATAAATTATTTAAGTTATCACTAATTGCTTCGCTAACCCTTGGACTTACCGCCTGTGGCAGCGATGACTCCAGCAGCCAACCCTCTACAGCATTGGTATCCTTTTCCATCGCCGACGCACCTGTCGATAGCGCCCAAGAGGTAAATGTAAGCTACGCTTCATTAACCTTACAGCGCGCTGACCAAGATGATATTGAGCTGCCGATTGAAGACGAAAATGGTAACCCTATATCTATCAATCTACTTGACTATCAAAATGGTGATAGCTTACTGGTGTTAAGTGATGCAGAGTTGCCAGTTGGTGAATACAGTGAGCTAATCATAAATACTTATGAGTGCCCGCAAAATCAAAACGGCGATACTCAGTATTGCAACGTAGTAGAAGATTCAAACGCGGTATTACCTCTTAAAACCCCCAGTAATAAACTCCGCTTAGGTGGCTTTACAGTAACCACCGAGGGAACGCAGGCCTATACTATCGACTTCAATTTAAGAAAATCTTTAGTGAGCACCGCTGGTGGCGCTAGCTACAACTTAAAACCTCATGGCGTAACTATTATCGACAATACCACGGTTGGCAGCGTCTCGGGCACCGTAGACCCGAATCTTCTCTCCGCTGGTGAATGTGCCGCTGACACAGGTAATGTTGTTTACCTTTACACAAGTCCTATAGCTGAAGAGTCGCTGCTAGGTGATGAGTTTGATCCAGAAATAGACACCGAGGTTCCCGCTAATGTCGTTCAGCCTTACGCTTCGAAAATGGTTCAACTAGATAGTGAAACAGGAGAATACGCTTACAGTTTTGCTCACTTACCCGCTGCAGATTATTTATTGGCATTTAGTTGTAGTGCCATAGATGATGATCCAGAAATTTATGATGCTGTAATGATTGCAGACCCAAGTGAGCAGCAGGCCACTATCTCTGTAGTATCAGGCGAAACAGCAGAGTATAACTTTGTAGAAAACATCTAA
- a CDS encoding carbohydrate kinase family protein: MAHILVAGLVNIETTLKIEGFPQHYYPVTYPFDGIQSGVSGVAYNVAKALAILGDEVDLCTLLAPDMAGVQVQQALAKIPRINACLDMSMQSTPQSVILYDPQGQRQIHVDLKDIQQLSYSSPLLIHSLSQADAVVMCNINFARPMLDQAKQAGKLIATDVHTLGSIEDEYNQQFLTAADVLFLSDEQVEGDYHQFIWQLVERYQNQVIVMGLGSNGALLYTQQSGHIQHFSAISTRKIVNTIGAGDALFSCFLHYYVANKDAEQALQRAITFASYKIGEAGAACGFLSHQQLEELISTQ, translated from the coding sequence ATGGCACATATTCTAGTTGCGGGTTTAGTGAATATAGAAACCACACTTAAAATAGAAGGCTTTCCCCAACACTATTACCCAGTGACTTATCCCTTTGACGGCATTCAGAGCGGTGTCTCCGGGGTGGCATACAATGTGGCTAAAGCCCTAGCAATCTTGGGTGATGAAGTAGACTTATGTACCCTGTTAGCGCCGGATATGGCCGGGGTTCAAGTACAGCAAGCACTAGCAAAAATACCGCGAATAAATGCCTGTTTAGATATGAGCATGCAAAGTACGCCGCAGTCAGTGATTTTGTATGATCCACAAGGGCAGCGGCAAATTCATGTTGATCTTAAAGATATACAGCAACTCAGTTATTCATCTCCGCTACTAATTCACAGCCTGTCGCAGGCTGATGCAGTAGTAATGTGTAACATTAATTTCGCGCGACCGATGCTGGATCAAGCCAAGCAAGCAGGAAAGTTGATTGCCACAGATGTGCATACGCTTGGGAGTATTGAGGATGAGTACAACCAACAGTTTCTAACTGCGGCTGATGTATTGTTTCTCAGTGATGAGCAGGTAGAAGGAGATTATCACCAGTTCATCTGGCAGCTGGTAGAGCGCTATCAAAACCAAGTAATTGTAATGGGTTTAGGCAGCAATGGCGCTCTGTTGTATACCCAGCAGTCTGGACATATTCAACATTTTTCGGCCATAAGCACACGTAAAATTGTGAATACCATTGGAGCAGGAGACGCCTTGTTTTCATGCTTTTTACATTACTATGTAGCTAACAAGGATGCTGAACAAGCGTTGCAGCGGGCAATAACTTTTGCCTCTTACAAAATAGGTGAAGCAGGTGCTGCTTGCGGCTTTTTAAGCCATCAGCAATTAGAAGAGTTAATCTCAACCCAGTAG
- the sigZ gene encoding RNA polymerase sigma factor SigZ, which produces MISEWQNHKAQLRSYVSKRINDTHAVDDILQDVYIKASSNLHQLKSKGSLKSWLYRIAHNTIMDFYRQQKAYEELPEDLVAEDHDSGNLARKELAECLRPLIDELPEKYGTPLRLAELEGYSQQRIAEQLGLSLSGAKSRVQRSRVKFREQMMACCDFEVGQEGITDYSPKKTSSSSKC; this is translated from the coding sequence ATGATATCTGAATGGCAAAACCACAAAGCCCAGCTTAGAAGCTATGTTAGCAAGCGGATAAATGACACTCACGCTGTCGATGACATCTTGCAAGATGTTTACATCAAGGCCAGTAGCAATTTGCATCAACTTAAGTCAAAGGGCAGCCTAAAAAGCTGGTTATACCGTATCGCCCATAACACCATTATGGATTTTTATCGCCAGCAGAAAGCTTATGAAGAATTGCCTGAAGACTTGGTCGCAGAAGATCACGATAGTGGTAACCTCGCTCGTAAAGAGTTAGCAGAGTGCCTGCGCCCTCTCATTGATGAACTGCCCGAAAAATACGGTACACCGCTTCGTTTAGCCGAGTTAGAAGGTTACTCACAACAACGTATCGCAGAACAGCTAGGTTTATCGCTCTCTGGCGCTAAAAGCCGAGTACAAAGAAGCCGAGTGAAATTTAGAGAACAAATGATGGCTTGCTGTGACTTTGAAGTAGGACAAGAGGGCATCACCGACTACTCACCAAAAAAGACAAGCTCATCAAGTAAATGTTAA
- a CDS encoding glutathione synthase, protein MPNTTRPIISAQMIQEITEWALMHGVAFRQTDNSARHCPFSIAPITMPREVFEHLRRATSLITRLINNVSEDHDFLQSSLAKVAKAEPFFERLLALHHQAHGDSTHRLSPARKPLLIMRTDFMDDRQHGPKVIEFNGIAAGMAPFGQRATELHAFIQNQWPQLYQTYLEDKHATPAENQAIEQLALAIAKAANSIKASFESRAQASLDGLASKPTFLMVVQENEDNVYDQHLLELALQKQGIRTLRRTFEQLSTQLSSGDNQRLLLKDVGAIDVVYLRAGYQYADYYSTTRSERVCCETLSQTRLFIEQHKVAVNATFSQQLATSKTMQMLLTSMPAEDYARWGLNLEDAKLIKSVLADMKPINQATIGWFNRQADKQEWVLKNQGEGGGHCVFGEEIGNKLQQLAPHEYDAWALMQRLYPHEREVPTIAVRNSTQTHVDDLVSEVGLFSAYYDEEPATPLNGYAGYLIRSKPASENEGGIHSGKGILDSLVLSDA, encoded by the coding sequence ATGCCCAATACAACGCGCCCTATTATTTCAGCTCAAATGATTCAAGAAATAACTGAATGGGCCCTTATGCATGGCGTAGCTTTTCGTCAAACTGATAACTCTGCCAGGCATTGTCCGTTTAGTATTGCGCCAATAACCATGCCGCGTGAAGTATTCGAACACTTGCGTAGAGCCACATCTCTTATTACAAGGCTAATTAACAATGTGTCAGAAGATCACGACTTTCTTCAGTCGTCGCTCGCTAAAGTGGCAAAAGCGGAGCCCTTTTTTGAACGTTTATTAGCCCTGCACCACCAAGCCCATGGTGACTCAACACATCGCTTATCACCTGCTAGAAAACCGTTGCTAATAATGCGTACCGACTTTATGGACGATCGACAACATGGCCCAAAAGTTATCGAATTTAATGGTATTGCTGCAGGCATGGCGCCGTTTGGCCAACGCGCAACAGAGCTACATGCTTTTATACAAAATCAATGGCCTCAGCTTTACCAAACCTACCTAGAAGATAAGCACGCCACACCAGCAGAAAACCAAGCCATTGAGCAGCTCGCCCTTGCGATCGCTAAAGCAGCCAACAGCATTAAAGCAAGCTTTGAATCACGTGCTCAAGCATCTTTAGACGGTTTAGCGAGTAAACCAACCTTCTTAATGGTGGTACAAGAAAATGAAGACAATGTGTACGACCAACACCTTCTGGAACTAGCTCTACAGAAACAAGGGATTCGCACCCTAAGGCGCACCTTCGAGCAACTTAGTACCCAATTATCCAGCGGCGATAATCAACGCCTACTGTTAAAGGACGTAGGCGCTATTGATGTGGTATATCTTAGAGCCGGTTACCAATACGCTGACTACTACTCAACAACACGCAGCGAAAGAGTTTGCTGCGAAACCCTTAGCCAAACTAGGCTATTTATCGAGCAACACAAAGTAGCCGTAAACGCCACGTTTAGCCAGCAACTCGCCACCAGTAAAACCATGCAAATGCTCCTAACAAGCATGCCAGCAGAAGACTATGCCCGCTGGGGGTTAAACCTAGAAGATGCCAAGCTAATCAAAAGTGTCTTGGCAGATATGAAGCCAATAAACCAAGCAACCATCGGCTGGTTTAATAGGCAGGCAGATAAGCAAGAATGGGTACTAAAAAACCAAGGAGAAGGTGGTGGACATTGCGTTTTTGGTGAAGAAATAGGTAATAAACTTCAACAGTTAGCCCCTCATGAGTATGACGCTTGGGCTTTAATGCAGCGCTTATATCCACACGAACGCGAAGTCCCCACCATCGCAGTGCGTAATAGCACTCAAACCCACGTCGACGATCTGGTGAGCGAGGTAGGCTTATTTAGTGCTTATTACGATGAAGAACCAGCAACACCGCTAAACGGATATGCTGGCTATCTTATTCGTAGTAAACCCGCGAGTGAGAACGAAGGCGGGATCCACAGCGGTAAAGGTATTTTAGATTCCTTGGTTTTAAGTGATGCATAA
- a CDS encoding MalY/PatB family protein, with the protein MDFPIAYPISQAMQQLVNREQYSYEFDSETVFKAIAHWNQQRHRLDLNPKHFVQVPGVLSAIALLIRDFTQEGDGVLIQTPVYHQFCRLIESAGRKAVTSPLKLEGDRYLFDYQDFEQQLSSGEVRMVLLCNPHNPVGRVWTKQELQQLVTIAKKYQVMIISDEVHADIVFEGARFTSMASLNYDNSLTIIGSPAKNFGLNSIANGYIYSDNQALREKIKASSVSMSLDHGNAFSLYATIAAYQHGKEWFEEFLAYTQEVRNWIMAFMAKELPQVKAFLPEGTNQIWFDFSGLNLAPEQLKELLSQHAKLALTPGTWFGEINENYYRMNFASPLEKVQASLQQLKTSISQYR; encoded by the coding sequence ATGGATTTCCCCATTGCCTATCCAATCAGCCAAGCTATGCAGCAATTAGTAAACCGTGAGCAATACTCTTACGAATTTGATTCAGAAACCGTATTTAAGGCGATTGCTCATTGGAATCAACAGCGCCACCGGCTTGACCTAAACCCCAAACATTTTGTGCAAGTTCCTGGGGTACTCAGTGCAATAGCATTGCTAATTCGCGACTTTACTCAAGAAGGCGACGGCGTATTAATTCAAACTCCGGTGTACCACCAATTTTGCCGTTTAATTGAATCTGCCGGGCGCAAAGCTGTGACTAGCCCGCTTAAGCTAGAGGGTGATCGTTACCTATTTGATTACCAAGATTTTGAGCAACAGCTAAGCAGCGGCGAAGTGCGCATGGTGTTGTTATGTAACCCTCATAATCCGGTAGGTAGAGTGTGGACTAAACAAGAGTTGCAACAGTTAGTTACCATTGCCAAAAAGTACCAGGTAATGATTATAAGTGATGAAGTTCATGCCGATATCGTGTTTGAAGGTGCAAGGTTCACCAGCATGGCCTCGTTAAACTACGACAACAGCCTCACCATTATTGGCTCCCCCGCTAAAAACTTTGGCTTAAATAGCATTGCTAATGGCTATATCTATAGTGATAACCAAGCCTTACGAGAAAAAATCAAAGCAAGCTCGGTGTCTATGTCACTCGACCACGGCAATGCATTTAGTTTGTATGCCACCATTGCAGCCTACCAGCATGGCAAAGAGTGGTTCGAAGAGTTTTTGGCTTATACCCAAGAAGTAAGAAACTGGATTATGGCATTTATGGCCAAGGAACTCCCCCAAGTTAAAGCCTTTCTACCCGAAGGTACCAATCAAATATGGTTTGATTTCTCCGGCTTAAACTTAGCCCCAGAGCAATTAAAAGAGCTATTAAGCCAGCATGCTAAACTCGCGCTAACACCCGGCACCTGGTTTGGTGAAATAAACGAAAATTATTATCGGATGAACTTTGCCTCACCGTTAGAAAAAGTCCAAGCGTCACTGCAGCAACTCAAAACATCAATTAGCCAATATCGCTAA
- a CDS encoding CvfB family protein, whose protein sequence is MLEIGRLNQLAVIEMADLGAYLEGGEFGDILLPSKELPAELSIGEQIEVFVYRDNQGNLLATLQKPLVQVGECANLQVKDINDVGIFLDWGLDKDLFLPFGEQQQPMEVDRHYVVYVYLDNEQRITASNKLDRYIDKSDHKYKRGDKVELLVAGRTELGYKAVVNNKHWGVVYYDQVFKRIRAGYAGTGYIQKVREDQKLDVSLEPIGIQKAIDIGDTILAKLREEQGYLALSDKSTPQAISAIFGVSKGTFKKAIGKLYKEGLITISKTGIVLNDKE, encoded by the coding sequence ATGCTAGAAATTGGACGCCTTAATCAACTAGCCGTGATTGAAATGGCTGACTTAGGTGCCTACCTAGAAGGTGGCGAGTTTGGTGATATTTTGCTGCCGAGCAAAGAGCTCCCGGCTGAGTTGAGTATTGGCGAACAAATCGAAGTATTTGTTTACCGCGATAACCAAGGTAACTTGCTGGCCACCTTGCAGAAACCTTTAGTGCAAGTTGGCGAGTGCGCTAACTTGCAGGTAAAAGACATTAATGATGTGGGGATCTTCCTCGATTGGGGCCTAGACAAAGATTTGTTCTTACCTTTTGGTGAGCAACAGCAGCCAATGGAAGTTGATCGTCATTACGTAGTGTATGTCTACTTAGACAACGAGCAACGCATTACCGCCAGCAACAAGCTTGATCGTTACATCGATAAGTCAGACCACAAGTATAAGCGTGGCGACAAAGTTGAGTTATTGGTCGCTGGGCGTACCGAGCTAGGTTACAAAGCAGTGGTAAATAACAAGCACTGGGGCGTAGTGTATTACGATCAAGTGTTTAAGCGTATTCGCGCGGGTTATGCAGGTACTGGTTATATTCAAAAAGTACGAGAAGACCAAAAGCTAGACGTAAGTTTAGAGCCCATCGGCATACAAAAAGCCATTGATATTGGCGACACCATTTTAGCTAAGCTTCGCGAAGAGCAAGGCTACTTGGCGTTGAGTGATAAAAGTACCCCGCAAGCCATTTCTGCTATCTTTGGTGTAAGTAAAGGTACCTTTAAAAAAGCCATTGGTAAGCTTTATAAAGAAGGTTTAATCACCATTAGTAAAACTGGCATAGTGTTAAACGACAAAGAATAG
- a CDS encoding methyl-accepting chemotaxis protein, with translation MRVSRFSRLSAIALFAVSAVLIAALFFSLVELSSSNQQLQNYQSLKSQFNSQLVAKVNNYLNTGNALELSEAERLLLELVERSNQQHLPGLAELLNQLHSALQDRYLALGKLSGNEQGLLINAEREMLGWADSTVDYGLSAQAASSRDYIQQGTELLNALVNLSMQRSRYFADPSANSKSAYDDAFLRVNKHAKAIDALPLLGVMSEVEVDEFALGDPEEAVDLAEEIKSELVSLTLRYPRELQSTNALIEQRMVLRSALAADIELLTQQISQAEQGVIKQRDGVTQTVKITLYSVAGLILLIAIVMQVVMQSTVLKPLRELRNGFASLVENGSIERLKVRRNNTEIGEIATFFNQLLAKQEDLEELKNKQLSVVSNSLDSVTKQVREVYLTSEQTDHQVAESQLLMEQLRSLTEQLNQVSSDVEHNANATQSAMNESQQNVEQVMNASKRTSTAVTEGRESLATLVTAVTDVSAILDVIRSIAEQTNLLALNAAIESARAGEHGRGFAVVADEVRTLSMRTQSSLEEITGILNQLKQSSTSLESNIGGIAEASEHQQTISSKLMETTHQVREQAETSAQVAHQASEYIREQSEHVGSFTSKMSTVKTQVESAYKLATKIESDVSQQVSTIVNALKPA, from the coding sequence ATGCGAGTATCACGATTCTCTAGACTATCTGCGATAGCATTATTTGCCGTAAGTGCGGTGTTAATTGCAGCCTTATTTTTTTCTTTAGTTGAGTTGTCGAGCTCCAATCAGCAGCTACAAAATTATCAATCTCTCAAATCTCAATTTAATAGCCAGCTGGTGGCTAAGGTAAACAATTACTTAAATACCGGTAATGCGTTAGAGCTTAGTGAAGCTGAGCGTTTGCTGCTGGAACTGGTAGAGCGCTCCAATCAGCAGCATTTGCCTGGCTTGGCTGAGCTGTTAAATCAGCTACATAGTGCCTTGCAAGATCGTTATTTAGCACTGGGCAAACTCAGCGGTAATGAGCAAGGCTTGTTGATAAATGCAGAGCGTGAAATGCTTGGTTGGGCAGACAGTACCGTTGACTACGGCTTAAGCGCTCAAGCAGCCAGTTCACGTGACTATATTCAACAAGGTACAGAACTACTTAATGCTTTAGTTAACTTGTCGATGCAGCGAAGTCGCTATTTTGCAGACCCTAGTGCCAACAGCAAATCTGCTTACGACGATGCATTTTTGCGGGTAAACAAACATGCAAAAGCAATTGATGCTTTACCATTGCTGGGGGTGATGAGCGAAGTTGAAGTTGATGAGTTTGCTTTAGGCGACCCTGAAGAAGCTGTCGATTTAGCCGAAGAGATAAAGAGCGAACTAGTAAGTTTAACTCTGCGCTACCCAAGGGAGCTGCAATCGACTAATGCTTTAATCGAACAACGGATGGTATTACGCAGCGCATTAGCGGCCGACATTGAGTTACTTACCCAGCAAATATCTCAAGCAGAGCAGGGTGTTATTAAGCAGCGAGATGGGGTTACTCAAACGGTTAAAATCACCCTATACAGTGTTGCGGGCTTAATTTTGCTAATTGCCATCGTAATGCAAGTTGTGATGCAAAGCACCGTATTAAAACCGCTTCGTGAACTGCGAAATGGCTTTGCCTCACTGGTTGAAAACGGCAGCATCGAGCGATTAAAAGTACGCCGAAATAATACCGAGATCGGCGAAATTGCTACCTTTTTCAACCAGCTATTGGCCAAGCAAGAAGACTTAGAAGAGCTTAAGAACAAGCAGTTATCTGTTGTATCTAATTCACTCGATTCGGTGACTAAACAGGTACGTGAAGTGTACTTAACCTCAGAGCAAACCGATCACCAAGTAGCTGAATCTCAATTGCTGATGGAACAACTGCGTTCATTAACAGAGCAGCTTAATCAGGTATCTAGCGACGTAGAGCACAATGCCAACGCTACCCAGAGCGCGATGAATGAATCGCAGCAAAATGTAGAGCAGGTAATGAATGCCAGCAAGCGCACCAGTACCGCCGTTACCGAAGGGCGAGAATCACTGGCGACCTTGGTAACAGCAGTGACAGACGTAAGCGCAATTTTGGATGTGATTCGCAGCATTGCTGAGCAAACTAATTTACTCGCCTTAAATGCTGCTATCGAATCAGCCCGCGCCGGAGAACATGGTCGCGGCTTTGCCGTGGTAGCCGATGAAGTAAGAACACTGTCAATGCGCACCCAAAGTTCTTTAGAAGAGATTACTGGTATTCTTAATCAGTTAAAGCAATCCTCTACTAGCCTAGAATCAAACATTGGTGGCATAGCAGAAGCCAGTGAGCACCAACAGACTATTTCTTCTAAGCTAATGGAAACCACTCATCAAGTGCGTGAGCAGGCTGAAACCTCAGCCCAAGTTGCCCATCAAGCCAGTGAGTATATTCGCGAACAAAGTGAGCATGTAGGTAGCTTCACTTCCAAAATGAGCACGGTGAAAACGCAAGTAGAGTCGGCCTACAAATTAGCGACTAAAATTGAATCGGATGTAAGCCAGCAAGTCTCTACTATTGTTAACGCATTAAAACCAGCCTAA
- a CDS encoding AraC family transcriptional regulator codes for MSLSSDGMRVNRINDALYYIHQHIAEPLNAKLLAKVAAYSPHHFHRCFKQVTGENVNEYIRRARLERCANLLMFSPGLTIQEASHCCGFLSPASFSQAFRKHFACSPSQWRDKGYSQFSQANYQQHWSDDLQQRILNAKALHMPEVKVQRLPAQPVAYVRHQGYDRSIRQAYEKLHVWADSQGVEWQVNKLLGLYHSNPDIVPAPLCHYVACLAVDGPIVRRGGVSALTIPEGMHATLHAAGEYGDLLPILHKFYMQWLPNSGYRLGDTPAYVRYSRCQFMDQNERFELQLCIPITL; via the coding sequence ATGTCTTTAAGCTCAGATGGAATGCGAGTTAATCGAATCAACGATGCTTTGTATTATATTCATCAGCATATTGCTGAGCCTTTAAATGCCAAGTTATTAGCCAAAGTAGCTGCTTATTCGCCCCATCATTTTCACCGTTGTTTTAAGCAGGTTACCGGAGAAAATGTGAATGAATATATTCGTAGGGCGCGCTTGGAACGCTGTGCTAATTTATTGATGTTCTCGCCCGGTCTAACTATTCAAGAAGCCTCACACTGTTGTGGTTTTCTGTCTCCCGCATCTTTCTCTCAAGCCTTTAGAAAGCACTTTGCTTGTTCACCTAGCCAGTGGCGAGACAAAGGATATAGTCAGTTTAGCCAAGCCAATTATCAGCAGCATTGGAGCGATGACTTACAACAGCGAATCTTAAATGCCAAGGCGCTGCATATGCCTGAGGTTAAGGTGCAGCGCTTGCCTGCCCAACCAGTCGCTTATGTGAGGCACCAAGGCTACGATCGTTCTATTCGCCAAGCCTATGAAAAACTGCATGTTTGGGCTGATAGCCAAGGTGTGGAGTGGCAAGTAAACAAGCTATTAGGTTTGTATCATTCTAATCCTGATATTGTTCCGGCTCCGCTCTGTCACTATGTCGCTTGTTTAGCGGTAGATGGTCCAATAGTGCGTCGGGGTGGAGTTAGTGCCTTAACGATTCCCGAAGGCATGCATGCAACCTTACATGCCGCTGGAGAATATGGGGATTTGTTACCAATATTGCATAAATTTTATATGCAATGGCTGCCCAATAGCGGTTATCGTTTAGGAGATACGCCCGCTTATGTGCGCTACTCTCGATGTCAATTTATGGATCAAAATGAACGCTTTGAGTTACAGCTTTGTATACCGATAACATTGTAG